TATGAGAAGAATTCCTGAACCGCCCATCAACCTAGAGATTCCTAGGCTTGTTAAACCGAGCAAACCTCTCATAGCTTTAGCCGTAGACGGCTCAGAGAGCATAGTTCCAAGACCATCCGAGGCAGAAGAGACTCCATTCACATCTCTAGAAGAGTCTTCGCTCTTTGTAATTGAACAACTTATACTAGATTATATTGAGCGGCATGATGGAGACCTAAATGTAAAAGACTGCTCCAGAGAATTAAATATCCCGCGTGAAAAGATTTTGGAAGCCCTCGAGTCACTAAAGAGAAAGGGGAAGATTAAGATTCAGAAGTGATAAGAATGAGCGCCATCGAAGAGCTAGAGCAGTTTGCGGTGAAGCATGCCCAAGAGGCTGTGGCGCTAGACAGGCAGGGAAAGAGAGATCAGGCAATTATCGCTTACCAAAAGGCTATCGACTGTCTACTCAAACTTGTCAGCATCTATCCAAACCATAATTTGAGCAGAATTTACATACAAAGGGCGGAGATATATAGGTCAAGAGTTCAGTATCTGCAGGAATATGGTCTCGTCAAATCGTCTAAAGAAGAAAGAGTCAGCTACGAATCCATAGAGGCAACACATAATGATGAGCTTGAAGATCTGATCATAAAGGAGCCTCCAAATGTCAAGTTGGACGAGGTCGTCGGTCTCGAGGATGCAAAGAGAACAATAATGGAAACTATCGTCTACCCCTCAATTGATCCCAAAATTTTCCCTTTAGGCTGGCCAAAGGGCATCCTTTTTTTCGGTCCCCCGGGATGTGGCAAAACACTCCTCGCCGCAGCCGTTGCTAACGAGATCAAGGCAACCTTCATTTCGGTGGACGCTGCATCAATAATGTCTAAATGGTTAGGTGAGGCTGAAAAGAATGTTGCAAGGGTCTTCAGGATGGCGAGGAAAGCAGCTGCCAGTTCCCCTGCAATAATATTCATTGATGAAGTAGACTCTCTTATGGGGACCCATCGTCTTGAAGTCGGCGGCGAAACTAGGATGAGGAACCAGTTTCTGAAAGAGATGGATGGCATAATTGACAAAAATAACCACATTAGGGTCTATGTTATCGGATCAACCAATAAGCCTTGGACGCTAGACTCAGCCTTCATAAGACGCTTCCAGAAAAGAATATATGTTCCTCCCCCAGATTTTAGCAGTCGCCTCAGAATGTTCAAGCTTTACACGGGCTACCTGAGGATATCTCGTGACGTTAATCTCGAAGAGTTGGCGATGCGGACCGAAGGTTTTTCCGGAAGCGACATAATGGACATCTGCCAATCAGCTCAGCTTAAGGTTAATAGCGAACTATTCGAATCTGGAATGCCTAAGGAAAACATGCAACCTAGGGAGATTACCATGGCCGACTTTCTTAGAATAATCGAGAAGAGAAAGCCAAGCATAAGCAAAGAATTGCTTTCATTATATGAGAAGTGGTATAATGAATTTGGAGCACTTTAGAATGTAGTGGCTTCGCAATCGATTTTTTTCTCAGCATAATCTTTTAAGACCTAGACTGAACGCACCGATAACGTTAATAGGGATTAACCTTCTGTTTGAATCGTCTAGTAGGGATCGGCAAAATGGTTAAGAACGATGAAGAGATGATTGTGACCCCATGGACGGTTTCTGGGAGAATAGACTACAGTAGGTTGATTGAGGAATTCGGTACACAGCCGATAACCGAAGAGCTACTGAAAAGAATTGAGAAGCATACCGGCGATCTCCATCTGCAGCTAAGAAGAGGCATCTTCTTCTCCCACAGAGATCTAGATTGGATACTTGACATGTATGAGTCAGGGTTAAAGTTCTACCTCTATACAGGAAGAGGACCATCAGGGCCAGTTCATATCGGTCATATGGTTCCATGGATATTCACGAAATATCTCCAAGAAAAGTTTGATGTGAAGCTCCTCTTCCAAATGACTGATGATGAAAAGTTCCTATTTCACCCCGAATTCGAGCTCAGTGACACCACAAGATTCGCATACGATAATGCCTTAGACGTCATCGCCATCGGATTCGACCCCGAAAAAACGAAGATAATAATGGACGTTAAGGACTCAGGATTATTATACAAGTTAGCAGTTCAGATTGCTAAGCGGGTCACATTTTCTACGGTGAAAGCCACTTTCGGGTTTACCGAGAGTTCAAATATTGGTCTCATCTTCTTTCCCGCTATCCAGGCTGCGCCAGCATTCCTCGAGTCCGAATTATCTGGAAGAAATACTCCCTGTCTAATACCTGCGGCGATCGATCAAGATCCATACTGGCGTGTCACTAGAGATGTCGCACCAAAATTGGGTTACTTCAAACCAGCTCAGATCCACTCAAAATTTCTGCCGGGTCTAGGTAAAGGCGGGAAAATGTCGGCCTCCATGCCTGAAACATGCATATTCGCCACCGACACTCCTGAGGCAGCGCAACATAAGCTCTGGAATGCATTTACAGGAGGAAAACCAACGGTGGAGGAGCAGAGAAAGCATGGCGGAGACCCCTTCATCTGTCCAATATACTATTATGACTACTACCTCTTCGAGGAAGATGACAAAAAACTGGAAGAAACATGCTTGAGATGCCGAAATGGCGACCTCCTCTGCGGAGAACATAAAATGGCACTCGCGGAGAAAGTGAAAAAATTCCTAAAAGAACATCAGAAAAAAAGAGAAAAAGCAAAAGATGAGCTTAACGAATTCCTATTCAATAACGATTAAGTAAATATGTGCGACGATGAGATTAAATGATTAAAAAAATTAAGCGGAAGATTTTCACAATATAAAATTAGAAGAAAAAGCCCGGTGGTGTAGCGGACAAGCATAGCGGGCTTTGGACCCGCCGACGAGAGTTCGAATCTCTCCCGGGCTACCATTGCCAATATCCCTCTATTTTTACGTTAAGTCATTTCCGGTTAATTGTTCGTTGCTGCTTTAGACGAAGAATGACGCAAGTAGACGGTTTGCAATGCCTCCTATAATTAGTGCAAGCCCTATTTCAACTATTGTTATTATTGCTGCTCTTTTCCATCCTATCTCCTTGATGAGCGCCGCGATCGTTGATATGCATGGTATGTAGAACATTGTCACAAGAGTAAATACAATCATTTGGAGCCTTCCGAACCCTGGCACTTCAATCAGATTAGTTGTTCCGAAAAGTGTTGCCAGCATTATAAGCGTCATCTCTTTCCTTAGTAAGCCAAATAGGAGTGGTATTCCAGTCGAAGAAGGTAGACCCAGCCACAAAACTGTAATGGGGCTCATCATCGCTGCTATTGGTTCAAGCAAATCAAATACATCTAACATCTTTAAGAAAAGGCTTCCAATAATTATCAGGGGAAAAGCTATTTTTATGAATTCAAGCAGTCGGAACCATGTCTGCTTAAGTACTGTTCCAATGTGTGGGAACCTGAAATCGCTCATCTCCATTATTAGGGCAGTCGGTTCTCCTGGAAGTGCTTTGAATGCAAGCCTTCCTAAAAGGAATATTATGGCTAGATCGAATAGATAGAGTGACAGAACCCATTCTAATCCTATAAATCTGCCTACTAGACCTAGTATTATAACCGTCCTAGCGGCGCAGGGTACTAATGTTGTGGCGAAGACCGCTAAGATTCTCTCCCTCTCTGTCTCCATAATCCTGCATCCGAGGCAAGCTGGAACGTTGCATCCGTAGCCTAGCATTATTGGAATGAAGGCCTTTCCATGTAATCCCATCCTATGCATAATATTATCCATCAGAAATGCTATCCTACTCAGATAGCCAGAATCCTCGAGGAAGTATAATATTATATAAAAGGGAATGATGTAGGGCAACGCAATCGTGACTCCTGCCACAACTCCTTCGAATAGGCCTAAAACCAATTTACTGAGGTCGCTTCTCCCAAGGAGACTAAGTAGAAGCGGCTCCATATCATAATTATAAAATAGATTATTTAATATGTCGGAGATGAGATTGCCAAAAGCAAAGATTGAGGAGAACATGAGAAGCATTATGGAAATCATGATCGGGTACCCTGCCACTCTATGGGTCGTGATATCGTGCATCTTCTCCCCAAACTTTGGTCTTACTGGCGGAACTATCTTTTGCACTTCCCGTGCAATGTTGCCAGCTATCTCATATCTTTCTGCCGTTATGACGGTTGGGCATGCATGCCCATGAAGCTTCTCAATATCATTTGCAAATCTCTCAGCAGCAGCAACGATTTGCGGATTAATCCTTAATATCTCAGCCCTTATTTCATCATCGTCTTCGAGTAGTTTGATCGCCATAAATCTCGACGGATAGTTGAGATTGATCTGTCCAATCATTTGGGAAAGCTTAATAATCCTCTCCTCAACTTCCTTTCCAAATCTGACCGCGGAATATTTGGCCGATCGTTTTTTCTCAGCAACTTCGATAGATCTTTCTAAGAGCTGAAATATGCCTAAACCTTTTGTTGCAACGGTTGGAACGACGGGTACACCTAAAAGTTCCTCCATCCTCTCAACATTAATATGGATTCCCTTCTTTCTAGCCATGTCCACCTGGTTCAGGGCTATAACCATTGGGGTCTCGAGTTCCATTAGTTGCAATGTGAAGTAAAGGTTTCTTTCAAGCAAAGATGCGTCCAAAACATTTATTACTACATCGGGCTTCTCCACAGCGATGAACCTTCTAGTAATCTGCTCCTCAAGAGAGAAGGTTGAGAGAGAATATATGCCTGGTAAGTCAATTATGTCAATTGTGTAGCCCTTAAAATGTAAGGTTCCCTCAGCCTTCTCAACAGTCTTTCCAGGCCAGTTTCCAATGTGCTGATGTAATCCTGTAAGATGATTAAAGATTACGGATTTGCCGACATTAGCGTTACCTGCAAGCGCAATCCTCAGCTTCTTCTCAGCCATTCTGCCTTTCCTTCCTAACGAATACTCTTTCGGCCACGCCTCTACCAAGCGCAAGCCTAACGCCTCTTACAAGAACTTCTATCGGCCCATCCAATGGTGCTGATTTAAGGACGGTCACCTTTGTGCCTGGAGTCATACCCATATCCATAAGTCTCTTTTTGAAGCCGCGATCCATTCGCCGTGCTTCATAATCACCTATAGAGGATATGATCCCTGTCTCTCCGTCTCTAAGCAATGTGAGAGGAACCTCTAATTCAATTGAGTTCTCGCTTTTCTTCACACTTTTCACTCCAGCTTCACCTGTATGAATGAAGCCATCTCTCGGCTTAGGGCACATATTTTACCACCGACCTTCAAGGTGAGAGGACCGTTAAATGGGGCCTTTTCTAGAACCTCGAGTTTAACTCCTGGCAGAATTCCAAGCCTATCTAAGTATTCCAGAAGTTCTAGATCCTCGTTAGTTATCCTTATAATCTCTACATGCTCCCCTTCATCAATCTCTGCTAATGGCTGAGTTTTCTCTTCTATGATTCTTCCAGATCTTAGTGGGATTGGGCTTCCATGAGGGCAAGTTCTAGGCTGCCTTAACGCGGCTTCTAGCGGGTTTATGAGATCTTCTGATATGCTATGCTCCATCCTACATGCAGCGTCATGAACCTTGTACCACTCGATATGCAGTATATCTGTCAGCAACCGTTCGACAAGTCTATGCCGTCTAACAACCTGAATTGCGATCTCAAGCCCCTTATCGGTCAATCTTACGCCTTTATACGGCTCATGTGTGATGTAACCATCCCTCTCAAGTCTCTCTACGGTATTCGTGATTGTTCCCGGAGACACGTTCAGCATCTTAACTAGGTCACTTGTTTTCGCTATTCCTTTCTCCTCCTGTATCCTGTAAATGGTCTCTAGGTACTCTTCTACGATAGGTGTTACTTCTTCCGCCATTAAATCACGACCATTCAAAAATTTTTTTACGATTCATCGTAATAAACATTTTCTTAGGCAAAGCATTTTTAGAGACGCTGACAGCTTCAATGCTAATTTTTCAATAGTTCGGAAGAATTTTGAAATGAAGAGGAAAATTTATAGATCAACAGAGACATAGAAAATTGGCATATAACGGTCTCTCGTTTAAAACAGATGCAAATTATGTTTTCTTAGACTATACATCCGCTTTTTCTGCTTTTTTCTGATACAATTTTTTTGATAAAAAAATTTAAATTTCTGTACAGAAAATCCATTGTCTATGACATTGTCCCACGTCTACGTCACAGACGTCACCATCTAAGGTGATGTGAAAATAATGAAGTATGTTAGAAAAAGGGATGGTAAATTAGAGCCATTCGACCAGGAACGCATAACGAATGCTATATGGAAGGCTGCAAGAGCAGTCGGCGGGACAGATAGAGAGCTTTCTAAACGGTTAAGCGATCAGGTTGTTCGGGAGCTCGAGAAGAGGTTCGGCGAGGATGGTGTTCCAACCGTAGAAGAGATACAGGACACGGTTGAGAAGGTTCTGATTGAGAAGGGTCATGCGAGGACGGCGAAGGCTTATATCCTATACCGAAAGCAGCATCAGGATCTAAGAGAATTAGCCGTCCTTCTCAGCTCTTCAGATCTTGTGGAACAGTATCTCGATCTTAACGATTGGTATGTACGTGAAAACTCGAATATGAGCTACTCGTTGCAAGGATTAAACAATTATCTGACATCGAAGGTCATTGAGAAGTATTGGTCAAGCAGGGTTTATCCGCCAAATATAGCAGATGCGCATTACTCAGGCGATATTCATATACATAATCTCGGCGTGCTGGGTCCCTACTGTGTAGGATGGGACCTAAGGGATCTCCTATTAACAGGCTTCCGAGGTGTCCCCGGAAAGATTGAGAGTAAACCGCCTAAGCACCTGAGGACTGCTCTAGGTCAGGTTGTCAATTTCTTCTATACTCTGCAGGGCGAGGCTGCAGGTGCCCAAGCTTTCAGCAATTTCGACACGTATCTAGCGCCCTTTATATTCTATGATGGGCTTGACGAGAGGGAGGTTAAACAGGCCCTTCAGGAGTTCTTCTTCAACATTAACGTTCCGACACGTGTAGGCTTTCAAACACCATTCACAAATATAACGCTTGATCTTAACGTTCCGGAATTCATGAAGGACGAGCCTGTCATAATCGGCGGTCAATTGATGGATGAGGCATACGGAGACATGCAGGACGAGATGGATATTTTCAATATTGCTTTCTGTGAGATAATGGCTGAGGGAGACGCGAGGGGAAGAGTATTCACATTCCCTATACCAACATACAACATAACGAATGAGTTCGACTGGGAATCGCCCGTGGCGGAGAAAATATTCGAGATGACTGCAAAGTATGGAACCCCATACTTCTCTAACTTCATAAACAGTGACATGAAGCCAGAAGATGTTAGAAGCATGTGTTGCCGTCTTAGGATAGATAATAGGGAGCTGCGGAGAAGGGGAGGCGGATTCTTCGGTGCAAACCCGCTTACAGGATCTATAGGCGTAGTCACGATCAATCTTCCAAGAATCGGGTATCTTGCAGATAATGAGGACTCATTCTTTGAGAGACTGGAGCAGCTTATGATACTAGCTAAGGACAGTTTGGAGATAAAGAGGAAGGTTCTCGAAAGGTTTACAGAGAAAGGCCTATATCCATACTCAAGGTTCTATCTGAGATACGTTAAGGAGTCGACTGGAAGCTACTGGAAGAACCACTTCTCAACGATCGGCATAATTGGGATGAATGAAGCCCTGCTTAACCTCTTCGGGTATGGAATCGCAACTGAAGAGGGAAGAGACTTCGCGGTCAAGGTCCTTAACTTTATGCGTGAAAGGTTGATGGAGTTCCAGGAAGAAACTGGGAACATGTATAACCTTGAGGCGACGCCTGCTGAAGGAGCATCATATGGGCTTGCCCGTACGGATAAAAGAAAATACCCAGACATCGTGGTTGCTAATGAGAATTATCTCTCATCAGGCGCTGAACCATTCTATACTAACTCAACTCAGCTCCCAGTGGATTTCACTGGAGACTTGTTTGAGGCATTGGAGCACCAAGAATGCCTACAACCACTTTACACGGGTGGAACTGTCTTCCACATTTTCCTAGGAGAGAGGCTGTACTCATGGAGGCTTGCTGCTGAAATAGTTAAGAGGGTTGCATATACGACTCGTATACCATACTTCACGTTAACCCCCACCTTCAGCATCTGCCAGACTCACGGTTACATATCTGGAGAGCACAAGGTCTGTCCAACCTGTGGTGTAAGATGCGAAGTCTACTCCAGAGTTGTTGGGTACCTTAGACCTGTTGACCAGTGGAATGATGGTAAACAGGCTGAGTTCAGGATAAGAAAGACCTTCGACAGATCCGTAATGATGGAGATACCTGCTTAGTGAAGGATTAGGATGTATGAGGTTCGGCGGTCTGCAGAAAACAAGCCTAATTGACTTTCCCGGCAGAATAAGCAGTATACTCTTCACTGTAGGATGCAATCTCAGGTGTCCTTTCTGCTATAATTGGAGGCTTATAATTGACCCTAAGCCTCCATTCCTCTCAGAAGATGAAGCGCTGGAGATTCTTGAGTCTAGAAGGAAGTATATTGACGCCGTTGTGATAAGTGGCGGGGAGCCCACGATCAATAGTGACCTTCCAGACTTTGTTAGGAGACTAAAGGAGAGAGGTTTCTCGGTAAAGCTTGATACGAATGGCTTTCGGCCGGAAATCCTTGAGGAGTGTCTCCCAAATCTTGACTATGTCTCTCTTGACGTGAAAACGTCGAAGGATAAATACGGGATCCTAGGCGTTGAAGATGTGCAGCCGTTGTTGAGAAGCTTAGAGATCCTGAAGAAGGGAGATGTTGACTACGAGTTTAGGAACACCGTTGTTCCTAGACTTGTTGACCGAGAGGACGTTCTGAAGATGGGTGAGATGGTGAGGGGTGGTAAAAGGTTTGTCTTCCAGCAGTTTCTGCCAGAAAATGCATGGGACCATAGCTATAGAGAGATAAACCCCTACGATGAGAGCGTGATCATGCATTTTGCAGATCTAATCAGACCATACGTTGAAGAGGTCCAGCTTAGAGTCTAGTCTCTGAACTCAATCATTACCCACTAGACTTTCTAATAAGATACTCATGAATCGCCAGTGCAGCCATTTTTCCGCCGCCCATCGCTGATATGACGGTGGCATCTCCACTGACGATATCTCCGGCCGCAAAGACCCCGGGCATATCCGTCTCCCCTGCTTCACTCCTAACGAGGATT
The sequence above is drawn from the Candidatus Bathyarchaeota archaeon genome and encodes:
- a CDS encoding metal-dependent transcriptional regulator yields the protein MAEEVTPIVEEYLETIYRIQEEKGIAKTSDLVKMLNVSPGTITNTVERLERDGYITHEPYKGVRLTDKGLEIAIQVVRRHRLVERLLTDILHIEWYKVHDAACRMEHSISEDLINPLEAALRQPRTCPHGSPIPLRSGRIIEEKTQPLAEIDEGEHVEIIRITNEDLELLEYLDRLGILPGVKLEVLEKAPFNGPLTLKVGGKICALSREMASFIQVKLE
- a CDS encoding tryptophan--tRNA ligase — translated: MVKNDEEMIVTPWTVSGRIDYSRLIEEFGTQPITEELLKRIEKHTGDLHLQLRRGIFFSHRDLDWILDMYESGLKFYLYTGRGPSGPVHIGHMVPWIFTKYLQEKFDVKLLFQMTDDEKFLFHPEFELSDTTRFAYDNALDVIAIGFDPEKTKIIMDVKDSGLLYKLAVQIAKRVTFSTVKATFGFTESSNIGLIFFPAIQAAPAFLESELSGRNTPCLIPAAIDQDPYWRVTRDVAPKLGYFKPAQIHSKFLPGLGKGGKMSASMPETCIFATDTPEAAQHKLWNAFTGGKPTVEEQRKHGGDPFICPIYYYDYYLFEEDDKKLEETCLRCRNGDLLCGEHKMALAEKVKKFLKEHQKKREKAKDELNEFLFNND
- the feoB gene encoding ferrous iron transport protein B, with the translated sequence MAEKKLRIALAGNANVGKSVIFNHLTGLHQHIGNWPGKTVEKAEGTLHFKGYTIDIIDLPGIYSLSTFSLEEQITRRFIAVEKPDVVINVLDASLLERNLYFTLQLMELETPMVIALNQVDMARKKGIHINVERMEELLGVPVVPTVATKGLGIFQLLERSIEVAEKKRSAKYSAVRFGKEVEERIIKLSQMIGQINLNYPSRFMAIKLLEDDDEIRAEILRINPQIVAAAERFANDIEKLHGHACPTVITAERYEIAGNIAREVQKIVPPVRPKFGEKMHDITTHRVAGYPIMISIMLLMFSSIFAFGNLISDILNNLFYNYDMEPLLLSLLGRSDLSKLVLGLFEGVVAGVTIALPYIIPFYIILYFLEDSGYLSRIAFLMDNIMHRMGLHGKAFIPIMLGYGCNVPACLGCRIMETERERILAVFATTLVPCAARTVIILGLVGRFIGLEWVLSLYLFDLAIIFLLGRLAFKALPGEPTALIMEMSDFRFPHIGTVLKQTWFRLLEFIKIAFPLIIIGSLFLKMLDVFDLLEPIAAMMSPITVLWLGLPSSTGIPLLFGLLRKEMTLIMLATLFGTTNLIEVPGFGRLQMIVFTLVTMFYIPCISTIAALIKEIGWKRAAIITIVEIGLALIIGGIANRLLASFFV
- a CDS encoding ferrous iron transport protein A — protein: MKSVKKSENSIELEVPLTLLRDGETGIISSIGDYEARRMDRGFKKRLMDMGMTPGTKVTVLKSAPLDGPIEVLVRGVRLALGRGVAERVFVRKERQNG
- a CDS encoding anaerobic ribonucleoside-triphosphate reductase activating protein, with amino-acid sequence MRFGGLQKTSLIDFPGRISSILFTVGCNLRCPFCYNWRLIIDPKPPFLSEDEALEILESRRKYIDAVVISGGEPTINSDLPDFVRRLKERGFSVKLDTNGFRPEILEECLPNLDYVSLDVKTSKDKYGILGVEDVQPLLRSLEILKKGDVDYEFRNTVVPRLVDREDVLKMGEMVRGGKRFVFQQFLPENAWDHSYREINPYDESVIMHFADLIRPYVEEVQLRV
- a CDS encoding ribonucleoside triphosphate reductase encodes the protein MMKYVRKRDGKLEPFDQERITNAIWKAARAVGGTDRELSKRLSDQVVRELEKRFGEDGVPTVEEIQDTVEKVLIEKGHARTAKAYILYRKQHQDLRELAVLLSSSDLVEQYLDLNDWYVRENSNMSYSLQGLNNYLTSKVIEKYWSSRVYPPNIADAHYSGDIHIHNLGVLGPYCVGWDLRDLLLTGFRGVPGKIESKPPKHLRTALGQVVNFFYTLQGEAAGAQAFSNFDTYLAPFIFYDGLDEREVKQALQEFFFNINVPTRVGFQTPFTNITLDLNVPEFMKDEPVIIGGQLMDEAYGDMQDEMDIFNIAFCEIMAEGDARGRVFTFPIPTYNITNEFDWESPVAEKIFEMTAKYGTPYFSNFINSDMKPEDVRSMCCRLRIDNRELRRRGGGFFGANPLTGSIGVVTINLPRIGYLADNEDSFFERLEQLMILAKDSLEIKRKVLERFTEKGLYPYSRFYLRYVKESTGSYWKNHFSTIGIIGMNEALLNLFGYGIATEEGRDFAVKVLNFMRERLMEFQEETGNMYNLEATPAEGASYGLARTDKRKYPDIVVANENYLSSGAEPFYTNSTQLPVDFTGDLFEALEHQECLQPLYTGGTVFHIFLGERLYSWRLAAEIVKRVAYTTRIPYFTLTPTFSICQTHGYISGEHKVCPTCGVRCEVYSRVVGYLRPVDQWNDGKQAEFRIRKTFDRSVMMEIPA
- a CDS encoding AAA family ATPase, which gives rise to MSAIEELEQFAVKHAQEAVALDRQGKRDQAIIAYQKAIDCLLKLVSIYPNHNLSRIYIQRAEIYRSRVQYLQEYGLVKSSKEERVSYESIEATHNDELEDLIIKEPPNVKLDEVVGLEDAKRTIMETIVYPSIDPKIFPLGWPKGILFFGPPGCGKTLLAAAVANEIKATFISVDAASIMSKWLGEAEKNVARVFRMARKAAASSPAIIFIDEVDSLMGTHRLEVGGETRMRNQFLKEMDGIIDKNNHIRVYVIGSTNKPWTLDSAFIRRFQKRIYVPPPDFSSRLRMFKLYTGYLRISRDVNLEELAMRTEGFSGSDIMDICQSAQLKVNSELFESGMPKENMQPREITMADFLRIIEKRKPSISKELLSLYEKWYNEFGAL